A genomic stretch from Acidobacteriota bacterium includes:
- a CDS encoding transposase — translation TQPYAKKLIHDMYLAPNKKDALIAYNRFLSEFEPKYPKATECLRKDKDVLFAFYDFPAEHWRHIRTTNPIESTFATVRHRTRQTKGCGSRTATLTMVFKLATQAERRWRKLNSVTMLAHVIRGVVFVDGVMEKAA, via the coding sequence CACACAACCCTACGCCAAAAAGCTCATTCATGACATGTATCTTGCACCGAACAAAAAAGACGCCCTGATCGCCTACAATCGGTTCCTCTCGGAATTTGAACCGAAATATCCGAAGGCGACCGAGTGCCTGCGCAAAGATAAGGACGTTCTGTTCGCGTTTTACGATTTTCCGGCGGAACATTGGCGGCATATCCGGACAACGAATCCGATCGAATCGACGTTTGCCACCGTGCGCCACCGGACGCGGCAGACGAAGGGGTGTGGGTCTCGCACGGCGACGCTGACGATGGTCTTCAAGCTCGCCACACAAGCCGAGCGGCGCTGGAGAAAACTCAACAGCGTGACGATGTTGGCTCATGTGATTCGAGGCGTTGTGTTCGTCGACGGCGTGATGGAGAAGGCGGCCTAA
- a CDS encoding restriction endonuclease subunit S, producing the protein MIADLKPYPAMKGSGVPWLGEVPEHWMIERSKWLFRKKKRPVCDSDEVITCFRDGKVTLRKNRRLRGFTESLKEIGYQGIRRGDLVIHAMDAFAGAIGVADADGKGTPVYSVCEPRSSTNSHYYAYALREMARSQWIQALQRGIRERSTDFRYEEFGSQSMPCPPLPEQAAIVRFLDYVDRRIQRYIRAKQKLIKLLEEQKQVVIHEAVTGRIDVRTGKPYPAYKDSGVEWLGDVPEHWDVRRLKSLCTMRSGEGITGQSIDSKGEYPVYGGNGVRGFTSKYTHEGDFVLIGRQGALCGNIHFAHGRFWASEHAVVVSLCYDHNLGWFGAILNVMNLNQYSIAAAQPGLAVERILSLWLPVPPKQEQDLIHEYLRNRTLLIRKSLDLACHEIALLREYRTRLIADVVTGKLDVREAAAQLPDEVEEIEPNEEMASENIEEEDGVGGFNELLEKEEL; encoded by the coding sequence ATGATCGCTGACCTCAAACCCTATCCAGCCATGAAGGGCTCGGGAGTGCCGTGGTTGGGGGAGGTGCCGGAGCATTGGATGATCGAGCGTTCTAAGTGGTTGTTTCGCAAGAAAAAAAGACCAGTTTGTGATTCTGATGAGGTTATTACATGTTTCCGTGATGGAAAGGTTACCTTGCGAAAAAACCGTCGTTTACGTGGGTTCACTGAATCACTGAAAGAGATAGGCTATCAGGGGATTCGTCGAGGCGACCTTGTAATACATGCCATGGATGCTTTTGCGGGAGCTATCGGAGTTGCTGATGCAGATGGTAAAGGCACTCCTGTATACTCTGTCTGTGAGCCAAGATCCTCGACGAATTCTCACTACTATGCGTATGCTCTAAGAGAAATGGCACGAAGCCAATGGATTCAAGCCCTACAAAGGGGAATACGAGAGCGATCAACGGACTTCCGTTATGAGGAATTTGGCTCGCAGTCGATGCCGTGCCCACCCCTCCCCGAACAAGCCGCCATCGTTCGCTTCCTTGACTATGTGGACAGACGGATTCAGCGCTACATCCGGGCGAAGCAGAAGCTGATCAAGCTGCTGGAGGAGCAGAAGCAGGTCGTCATCCATGAAGCGGTCACCGGCAGAATCGATGTGCGGACCGGAAAACCCTATCCCGCCTACAAGGACTCCGGCGTGGAATGGCTGGGTGATGTGCCGGAGCATTGGGATGTGCGGCGCCTTAAGTCGCTATGTACAATGAGAAGTGGGGAGGGGATCACTGGGCAATCAATTGATTCAAAGGGCGAGTATCCTGTTTATGGCGGCAATGGAGTAAGAGGCTTCACTTCAAAATATACCCATGAGGGTGACTTTGTATTAATAGGCCGACAAGGTGCGCTTTGCGGTAATATACACTTCGCGCACGGTCGATTCTGGGCATCAGAGCACGCCGTAGTGGTATCTCTCTGTTATGACCACAACCTTGGCTGGTTTGGCGCCATCCTGAACGTAATGAATCTGAATCAATACTCGATTGCTGCCGCCCAGCCTGGGCTGGCCGTTGAACGCATACTCTCTCTCTGGTTACCCGTTCCTCCTAAACAAGAGCAGGATCTTATTCATGAATATCTTCGAAATAGAACTTTATTAATCAGGAAGTCGCTTGACCTTGCCTGTCATGAAATCGCCCTCCTCCGCGAATACCGCACCCGCCTGATTGCCGATGTCGTCACCGGTAAGCTCGACGTACGCGAAGCGGCGGCACAACTGCCTGATGAAGTCGAAGAAATTGAGCCTAATGAGGAAATGGCCTCCGAGAATATCGAGGAAGAAGACGGAGTCGGTGGTTTTAATGAGTTGCTTGAGAAGGAGGAGTTATGA
- a CDS encoding Fic family protein — protein sequence MNSSTYRAGRYVQQSAGYRAFIPNPLPPDPAVVISPDIQVLLSKADRALGRLDGSIQTLPHPDLFVYMYVRKEAVFSSQIEGTQSSLQDLLAAEARILTSDRPQDVDEVVNYVRAMNYGLKRLKDLPVSVRLIREIHAKLLKGVRGQHHTPGEIRTTQNWIGPGGCTLQEATFVPPPPHEVAHHLSELERFLHSDTPLPMLVRIGLAHVQFETIHPFLDGNGRVGRLLIAFLLCQQEILLKPVLYLSHFFKQHRQEYYDQLQSVRNRGTWEDWLTFFLRGVIEVSKQATETARCILTLRETHRATITEKFGRAAGNGHRVLEHLYEHPIVSVKIIQDLIGTTYAAANDLVSKFVGSEILQEITGQARNRRFMYRRYIDLFHDDRPDANV from the coding sequence ATGAACTCAAGCACCTATAGAGCCGGGAGATACGTTCAACAGTCGGCCGGCTACCGGGCGTTTATTCCGAACCCTCTTCCTCCTGATCCGGCCGTAGTAATCAGTCCTGATATTCAGGTTTTGCTGTCGAAGGCGGATCGCGCCCTTGGTCGTCTGGACGGATCAATCCAGACTCTGCCGCACCCGGACCTGTTCGTCTACATGTATGTTCGTAAAGAGGCGGTGTTCTCAAGCCAGATCGAAGGGACGCAAAGCTCGCTGCAAGACCTCCTGGCGGCGGAAGCCCGGATTCTCACCTCCGATCGTCCCCAGGACGTTGACGAGGTTGTGAACTACGTACGGGCGATGAACTACGGATTGAAGCGGCTTAAGGATCTACCGGTTTCGGTCCGGCTGATTCGCGAAATTCACGCGAAACTGCTCAAGGGCGTCCGAGGCCAGCACCATACACCCGGTGAAATCCGCACCACTCAGAACTGGATTGGTCCCGGAGGGTGTACCCTCCAGGAAGCGACGTTTGTTCCGCCGCCGCCTCATGAGGTCGCGCATCATCTCTCCGAACTCGAACGGTTCCTGCATTCTGACACGCCGCTCCCCATGCTTGTCCGCATCGGGCTGGCCCATGTTCAATTTGAGACGATTCACCCGTTTCTGGATGGGAATGGCCGGGTGGGACGTTTGCTGATTGCGTTCCTATTGTGCCAACAGGAGATTCTGCTCAAGCCCGTGTTGTATCTGTCGCATTTTTTCAAACAGCACCGACAAGAATACTACGATCAGCTGCAGTCGGTGCGTAACCGAGGGACATGGGAAGACTGGCTGACGTTCTTCCTGAGGGGGGTCATCGAAGTCAGCAAGCAGGCTACTGAAACCGCACGCTGCATCCTGACCTTGCGTGAGACGCACCGAGCCACGATCACCGAGAAGTTCGGCCGGGCGGCCGGCAACGGGCACCGCGTGCTGGAACATCTTTACGAGCACCCCATTGTATCCGTCAAGATAATCCAGGATCTGATCGGCACCACCTATGCCGCCGCCAATGATCTGGTTTCTAAGTTTGTCGGCAGTGAAATCCTCCAGGAAATCACCGGCCAGGCCCGCAATCGCAGGTTCATGTACAGGCGATATATCGACCTGTTTCACGATGACCGACCGGATGCGAACGTATGA